A genomic region of candidate division KSB1 bacterium contains the following coding sequences:
- a CDS encoding response regulator — DGLEALRIIIQGKQVPNLILLDLMMPCLTGVEFLSVVRGRPEFDQIPIVVCTAIAETHEIKGKIGNQIQGYLVKPISRAKLLEKILDALHPVTVRVDYKY, encoded by the coding sequence AGACGGCCTGGAAGCACTCAGGATTATCATACAAGGCAAGCAAGTACCCAACCTGATTCTGCTGGACCTGATGATGCCCTGCTTAACCGGTGTTGAGTTCCTAAGCGTCGTGCGCGGCAGACCCGAGTTCGACCAGATCCCGATTGTCGTGTGTACCGCGATTGCTGAGACCCATGAAATCAAAGGGAAAATAGGCAATCAGATCCAGGGTTACCTGGTTAAGCCGATTAGCCGGGCAAAGCTGTTAGAAAAAATCCTCGATGCCCTGCATCCGGTTACCGTCAGAGTCGATTACAAGTATTGA